One genomic region from Streptomyces sp. Li-HN-5-11 encodes:
- a CDS encoding sugar ABC transporter substrate-binding protein, producing MSALSNNNWSRRSLFRAAAGMAAAGTLAACGSNNGRGGSGGGSGKNLVQYFHAYGEAGTEQAIKRYAAAYKKADVRTNWITGNNFESALFAALLSNNAPDCFEFHPQLQMVKSGQVADLSDIIDPVKDDFNPNDIKSHTVDGKIYGIRMIDDPQFFYYRKSMLEKAKVDVPTTLDELIAAAAKLTTGKVKGLFLGNDLTAIQNPIIWSAGADTIDDKNQIAYHTDGVVQGLKQLRGLFTSGDLLLDAPADWWDPSALNQGLCAIQWCGMWAMPAIQKALGDDIGIFPFPKIGSSGKQSVYNGGWSMFVNAKGKNVDAAKEYVKWLWIDQKQYQEDWALSYGFHIPPRNSIAQQATKLKSGLPAEGVKLFTDFGHFDNIAYDQTMQTAFADVIASSVRKNGNPEAALDACDKKVNVELKKLFG from the coding sequence ATGTCGGCACTGAGCAACAACAACTGGTCCCGCCGGTCACTCTTCCGTGCCGCCGCAGGCATGGCCGCTGCCGGCACCCTTGCCGCGTGCGGCAGCAACAACGGGCGCGGGGGCAGCGGCGGCGGTTCCGGCAAGAACCTGGTGCAGTACTTCCACGCATACGGCGAGGCGGGCACGGAGCAGGCCATCAAGCGGTACGCGGCCGCGTACAAGAAGGCCGACGTGCGCACCAACTGGATCACGGGCAACAACTTCGAGTCGGCGCTCTTCGCGGCCCTGCTCAGCAACAACGCGCCCGACTGCTTCGAGTTCCACCCGCAGCTGCAGATGGTCAAGAGCGGGCAGGTCGCCGACCTGAGCGACATCATCGACCCGGTCAAGGACGACTTCAACCCGAACGACATCAAGTCCCACACGGTCGACGGGAAGATCTACGGGATCCGGATGATCGACGACCCGCAGTTCTTCTACTACCGCAAGTCGATGCTGGAGAAGGCCAAGGTCGACGTCCCCACCACCCTGGACGAGCTGATCGCGGCCGCCGCCAAGCTCACCACCGGCAAGGTCAAGGGCCTCTTCCTCGGCAACGACCTCACCGCGATCCAGAACCCCATCATCTGGTCGGCCGGCGCCGACACCATCGACGACAAGAACCAGATCGCCTACCACACGGACGGCGTCGTCCAGGGCCTCAAGCAGCTTCGCGGGCTGTTCACCAGCGGCGACCTGCTCCTTGACGCCCCGGCCGACTGGTGGGACCCGTCCGCGCTGAACCAGGGGCTGTGTGCCATCCAGTGGTGCGGCATGTGGGCGATGCCCGCGATCCAGAAGGCGCTCGGCGACGACATCGGCATCTTCCCGTTCCCGAAGATCGGCAGCAGCGGCAAGCAGTCCGTCTACAACGGCGGCTGGTCGATGTTCGTCAACGCCAAGGGCAAGAACGTCGACGCGGCCAAGGAGTACGTCAAGTGGCTGTGGATCGACCAGAAGCAGTACCAGGAGGACTGGGCGCTCTCCTACGGCTTCCACATCCCCCCGCGCAACTCGATAGCCCAGCAGGCCACCAAGCTCAAGTCCGGCCTGCCCGCCGAGGGTGTGAAGCTCTTCACCGACTTCGGTCACTTCGACAACATCGCCTACGACCAGACGATGCAGACCGCCTTCGCCGACGTGATCGCGTCCTCGGTCCGCAAGAACGGCAACCCCGAGGCCGCGCTCGACGCCTGTGACAAGAAGGTCAACGTCGAGCTGAAGAAGCTGTTCGGATAG
- a CDS encoding carbohydrate ABC transporter permease, translating into MTTTAPQVDKKRGKRGGVLGNTGLYLAAGVAAFLFLIPFYLIVRNSLSTDAEITGQNWKLLPSFQWGNISELFNDPTVEFGKSLWNSTVIAVLSTVGTLLFCSMAGYGLARIPYKHANKVFYVVLATLMVPTAVTFVPSFVLVSSLGWVDTYRGMIVPGLFSGFTCFLFRQYFLGFPKELEEAARVDGLGYWGAYWRIVVPNSLNFFAAMATITFISGWNAFLWPLVIGQDPGSWTVQVALSSFMTNQTVNFHLIFMATAISILPLVFVFLFLQRWLVQGIAQTGIKG; encoded by the coding sequence GTGACCACCACCGCACCACAGGTCGACAAGAAGCGCGGGAAGCGCGGAGGCGTCCTCGGCAACACCGGTCTGTACCTCGCCGCCGGCGTCGCCGCCTTCCTCTTCCTGATCCCCTTCTATCTGATCGTCCGCAACTCGCTCTCCACCGATGCGGAGATCACGGGCCAGAACTGGAAACTGCTGCCCTCCTTCCAGTGGGGCAACATCTCCGAGCTCTTCAACGACCCGACCGTCGAGTTCGGAAAATCCCTGTGGAACTCCACGGTGATCGCCGTCCTGAGCACCGTCGGCACCCTCCTGTTCTGCTCCATGGCCGGATACGGCCTCGCCCGTATCCCCTACAAGCACGCCAACAAGGTCTTCTACGTGGTCCTCGCGACCCTGATGGTCCCCACGGCCGTCACCTTCGTGCCCAGCTTCGTGCTGGTCTCCTCCCTCGGCTGGGTGGACACCTACCGGGGCATGATCGTTCCGGGCCTCTTCAGCGGTTTCACCTGCTTCCTTTTCCGGCAGTACTTCCTGGGGTTCCCCAAGGAGCTGGAGGAGGCGGCACGCGTGGACGGGCTCGGCTACTGGGGCGCGTACTGGCGGATCGTCGTACCCAACTCGCTGAACTTCTTCGCGGCCATGGCCACGATCACGTTCATCAGCGGCTGGAACGCCTTCCTGTGGCCGCTGGTCATCGGCCAGGACCCGGGCTCGTGGACCGTGCAGGTGGCGCTGTCCTCCTTCATGACCAACCAGACCGTCAACTTCCATCTGATCTTCATGGCCACCGCCATTTCCATCCTGCCCCTGGTCTTCGTGTTCCTCTTCCTCCAGCGCTGGCTGGTCCAGGGCATCGCGCAGACCGGCATCAAGGGCTGA
- a CDS encoding glycoside hydrolase family 2 TIM barrel-domain containing protein, whose amino-acid sequence MTSRTTTATDYVEDVSPGSGALPPRARCATSDAKSLSLNGSWRLRVSPTADAEDDSFAEPGFDAGDWAEVTVPGHWVLQGDGAFGLPIYTNHLYPFPVDPPHVPTENPTGDHLRVFDLPSDWPDLSEGGAVLRFDGVESCARVWLNGTDVGEFKGSRLPHEFAVGHLLKPAGNVLAVRVHQWSAGSYLEDQDQWWLPGIFRDVTLLHRPAGSVLDFFVHASYDHVTGEGTLRVDSDVDGRVTVPALDIDVATGEPVTVPVEPWTAETPKLYDGVLATEGERVPLRIGFRTVELSDGLIKVNGTPVLFKGVNRHEWHPERGRALDLRTMREDVLLMKRHNINAVRTSHYPPHPAFLDLCDEYGLWVIDECDLETHGFTEQAWRDNPTDDDRWTPALLDRAARMVERDKNHPSVVIWSLGNEAGTGRGLTAMAEWIHDRDASRLVHYEGDIDCRDTDMYSRMYASHTEVEQIGRELDGGTHKRRKLPFILCEYGHAMGNGPGGIADYQRLFESYERLQGGFIWEWIDHGVKDERYGFAYGGDFGEELHDGNFVCDGLLFPDRRPSPGLIEYKKVIEPVGIEGDAVDGTVRVTNKQDFADLSALAFEWAYQADGETVETGTLAVPALAPGETAEVKLPAPPEGHGGETGWTVRALLASDTAWAPKGHVVAWGQVAAAPRAVPSVAPTARPVAGEGHITLGPAAFDARTGALRSIGAVAVSGLRLDVWRAPTDNDEGAEWQTDIRFATLWRKFGLHRMRHRLDAVEVGDDALTVRTRVAPAAWEMGLATVYRWTSDGDRLKLTVSVSPEGEWTVPLPRLGVRFGLSTADRVRWYGGGPGEAYADTRAASMVGRWQSTVDDLQTPYVRPQENGARADVRWAELGGLRIEGDPEFCLTARRWTTEQLDAAAHLTDLTPGDTVWVNLDHAQHGIGSASCGPGVLPQYQLRAEPAEFSFVFSDVS is encoded by the coding sequence ATGACTTCCCGCACGACCACGGCCACCGACTACGTCGAGGACGTCTCTCCGGGCAGCGGGGCCCTGCCGCCCCGCGCCCGCTGCGCGACGTCCGACGCGAAGTCGCTCTCTCTCAACGGCAGCTGGCGGCTGCGCGTGTCGCCGACGGCCGACGCCGAGGACGACTCGTTCGCCGAGCCCGGATTCGACGCCGGAGACTGGGCCGAGGTCACGGTCCCGGGTCACTGGGTACTCCAGGGCGACGGCGCTTTCGGCCTGCCGATCTACACCAACCACCTCTACCCCTTCCCGGTCGACCCGCCGCACGTCCCGACGGAGAACCCGACCGGCGACCACCTGCGCGTCTTCGACCTGCCCTCCGACTGGCCCGACCTGTCCGAGGGCGGGGCGGTGCTCCGCTTCGACGGCGTGGAGTCCTGCGCGCGCGTCTGGCTGAACGGCACGGACGTCGGCGAGTTCAAGGGATCCCGGCTGCCGCACGAGTTCGCGGTCGGACACCTGCTGAAGCCGGCCGGCAACGTGCTCGCCGTCCGTGTGCACCAGTGGTCGGCCGGCTCCTACCTGGAGGACCAGGACCAGTGGTGGCTGCCGGGCATCTTCCGTGACGTGACGCTGCTGCACCGCCCGGCGGGCAGCGTCCTCGACTTCTTCGTGCACGCCTCCTACGACCACGTCACGGGCGAGGGCACCCTGCGCGTCGACTCCGACGTCGACGGGCGGGTGACCGTGCCCGCACTCGACATCGATGTCGCCACCGGCGAGCCGGTGACGGTCCCCGTCGAGCCGTGGACCGCCGAGACGCCGAAGCTGTACGACGGCGTGCTGGCCACCGAGGGCGAGCGGGTGCCGCTGCGCATCGGCTTCAGGACCGTGGAACTGTCGGACGGCCTGATCAAGGTCAACGGCACACCGGTCCTCTTCAAGGGCGTCAACCGGCACGAGTGGCACCCGGAGCGCGGCCGCGCCCTCGACCTTCGGACCATGCGCGAGGACGTGCTGCTGATGAAGCGGCACAACATCAACGCCGTGCGCACCTCGCACTACCCGCCGCACCCCGCCTTCCTCGACCTGTGCGACGAGTACGGGCTGTGGGTCATCGACGAGTGCGACCTGGAGACCCACGGCTTCACCGAACAGGCCTGGCGGGACAACCCCACCGACGACGACCGCTGGACTCCGGCACTGCTCGACCGGGCCGCCCGCATGGTCGAGCGCGACAAGAACCACCCCTCGGTCGTCATCTGGTCCCTGGGCAACGAGGCCGGCACGGGCCGCGGTCTGACCGCGATGGCCGAGTGGATCCACGACCGCGACGCCTCCCGGCTGGTGCACTACGAGGGCGACATCGACTGCCGCGACACCGACATGTACTCGCGGATGTACGCCAGTCACACCGAGGTCGAACAGATCGGCCGTGAGCTCGACGGCGGCACCCACAAGCGCCGCAAGCTCCCGTTCATCCTGTGCGAGTACGGTCACGCCATGGGCAACGGCCCGGGCGGCATCGCCGACTACCAGCGCCTGTTCGAGTCCTACGAACGGCTCCAGGGCGGCTTCATCTGGGAGTGGATCGACCACGGCGTCAAGGACGAGCGGTACGGCTTCGCCTACGGCGGCGACTTCGGCGAGGAGCTGCACGACGGCAACTTCGTCTGCGACGGGCTGCTGTTCCCCGACCGCAGGCCGTCCCCCGGTCTGATCGAGTACAAGAAGGTGATCGAGCCGGTCGGGATCGAGGGCGACGCCGTCGACGGCACCGTACGCGTCACCAACAAGCAGGACTTCGCCGACCTGTCGGCGCTGGCGTTCGAGTGGGCGTACCAGGCGGACGGCGAGACCGTCGAGACGGGCACGCTGGCCGTGCCGGCTCTGGCGCCCGGTGAGACGGCCGAGGTGAAGCTTCCGGCGCCGCCCGAGGGGCACGGCGGCGAGACGGGGTGGACGGTGCGGGCCCTGCTCGCGTCGGACACCGCGTGGGCGCCGAAGGGTCACGTGGTGGCGTGGGGGCAGGTCGCGGCGGCGCCGCGCGCGGTGCCGTCCGTCGCCCCGACCGCGCGGCCGGTGGCAGGCGAGGGCCACATCACCCTGGGGCCGGCCGCGTTCGACGCCCGCACGGGCGCGCTGCGGTCGATCGGAGCGGTCGCGGTGAGCGGCCTGCGGCTGGACGTGTGGCGGGCGCCCACCGACAACGACGAGGGCGCGGAGTGGCAGACCGACATCCGCTTCGCCACGCTGTGGCGCAAGTTCGGCCTGCACCGCATGCGGCACCGCCTGGACGCGGTGGAGGTGGGCGACGACGCGCTGACGGTGCGGACGCGGGTGGCGCCGGCGGCCTGGGAGATGGGCCTTGCGACCGTGTACCGCTGGACGTCGGACGGCGACCGGCTGAAGCTGACGGTGTCCGTGAGCCCCGAGGGCGAGTGGACGGTGCCGCTGCCGCGGCTGGGTGTCCGCTTCGGACTGTCCACGGCCGACCGTGTGCGGTGGTACGGCGGCGGCCCCGGTGAGGCGTATGCGGACACCAGGGCGGCGTCGATGGTCGGCCGTTGGCAGTCGACCGTAGACGATCTGCAGACGCCGTACGTCCGTCCGCAGGAGAACGGCGCCCGCGCCGACGTCCGCTGGGCGGAACTCGGCGGACTGCGCATCGAGGGCGACCCCGAGTTCTGCCTCACCGCCCGCCGCTGGACCACCGAGCAGCTGGACGCCGCCGCGCACCTCACGGACCTCACGCCGGGCGACACGGTGTGGGTCAACCTCGACCACGCCCAGCACGGCATCGGCAGCGCGTCCTGCGGCCCCGGCGTGCTGCCGCAGTACCAGCTGCGCGCCGAGCCGGCGGAGTTCTCCTTCGTCTTCTCGGACGTGAGTTGA
- a CDS encoding FAD-binding protein, with protein MAGTAAVTNWAGNITYTAKEVHRPESLDALRRLVAHSASVRALGSGHSFNEIADPGVDGVLLALDALPAGADVDTAARTVRVGGGVRYAELARRVHAHGLALPNMASLPHISVAGSVATGTHGSGVANGPLASSVREVELVTADGSAVTIARDDSRFGGAVTSLGALGVVAALTLDLEPAYQVEQYVFTELPLRGLDFEAVAAAAYSVSLFTDWRDPGFRQVWLKRRTDQPLPGFPWATPAKVALHPVPGMPAEYCTQQSGVPGPWHERLPHFRPEFTPSSGAELQSEYLMPRRHAIDILHAIDGIRDTVAGVLQTCEVRTVAADGQWLSPSHGRDTVAAHFTWVADTAAVLPVVRRLEEALRPFEARPHWGKVFTTPATELRRLYPRLDDFRALVQELDPAGKFTNAFVRDLVTG; from the coding sequence ATGGCCGGGACCGCAGCCGTGACCAACTGGGCGGGCAACATCACCTACACCGCCAAGGAGGTGCACCGGCCGGAATCGCTCGACGCGCTGAGGAGGCTGGTCGCCCACAGCGCGTCGGTACGCGCACTGGGCAGCGGGCACTCCTTCAACGAGATCGCCGATCCCGGCGTCGACGGGGTGCTGCTCGCGCTGGACGCGCTGCCGGCCGGGGCGGACGTCGACACGGCGGCGCGTACCGTGCGGGTCGGCGGCGGGGTCCGGTACGCGGAGCTGGCCCGCCGGGTGCACGCGCACGGGCTGGCGCTGCCCAACATGGCCTCGCTGCCCCACATCTCGGTGGCCGGCTCGGTTGCGACCGGCACCCACGGCTCCGGCGTCGCCAACGGACCGCTCGCCTCGTCCGTGCGCGAGGTGGAACTGGTCACGGCGGACGGCTCGGCGGTGACGATCGCGCGGGACGACTCCCGGTTCGGCGGCGCCGTCACCTCCCTCGGCGCGCTCGGTGTCGTCGCCGCGCTCACCCTCGACCTGGAGCCGGCCTACCAGGTGGAGCAGTACGTGTTCACCGAACTCCCCCTGCGGGGCCTGGACTTCGAGGCGGTGGCGGCGGCCGCGTACAGCGTCAGCCTGTTCACCGACTGGCGCGATCCGGGCTTCAGGCAGGTGTGGCTCAAGCGGCGCACCGACCAGCCGCTGCCCGGCTTCCCGTGGGCGACGCCCGCCAAGGTGGCGCTCCACCCGGTGCCCGGGATGCCGGCGGAATACTGCACACAGCAGTCCGGTGTGCCGGGGCCCTGGCACGAGCGGCTGCCGCACTTCCGCCCGGAGTTCACGCCGAGCAGCGGCGCCGAACTGCAGTCGGAGTATCTGATGCCGCGCCGGCACGCCATCGACATACTGCATGCGATCGACGGGATACGGGATACGGTCGCCGGTGTACTGCAGACCTGCGAAGTGCGGACCGTCGCCGCCGACGGGCAGTGGCTGAGCCCCTCCCACGGACGGGACACCGTGGCCGCGCACTTCACCTGGGTGGCGGACACGGCGGCGGTGCTGCCGGTGGTCCGGCGGCTGGAGGAAGCACTGCGCCCCTTCGAGGCCCGCCCGCACTGGGGCAAGGTCTTCACCACACCGGCGACGGAACTCCGTCGACTGTATCCACGGCTGGACGACTTCCGCGCGCTCGTGCAGGAGCTGGATCCGGCCGGCAAGTTCACGAACGCGTTCGTCCGCGACCTCGTCACGGGCTGA
- a CDS encoding ROK family transcriptional regulator, with product MKRGTSRDIRTANRYEVLRQIIAASPTSRQELAAATGLSLATVATLVGELLDLRMITEVGFEDSAGGRPRGLVAVHASGGALIGVDIAETYVRVELFDLALNVLARADEDMRPGESRPEQVVGHVAAAVGSVVAQAGVEGARVLGVGVSVPGQVDRDTGVSEYAPNWNWHDVPLLDLLAEHIAYPLYLDNPLRACAVAELWFGAARGRGDAVVVNLGTGVGAGLALGGGLHRGMSNSAGEWGHTTLVLDGRLCHCGNHGCVETYVGAPGIMLNLRELSPQSTLLHPGDQTATIDALARGVEAGDPVALKVVRDTARYLGAGIADLVNLFNPEVVVLSSWVAATLGEPLLLEVREAVRRHALKRPFAATEIVLSPIPTDPVCLGAATFALEGALQAVGQRGATAPRVRARKGPKG from the coding sequence ATGAAGCGCGGCACATCACGTGACATCCGCACCGCGAACCGCTACGAGGTGCTGCGCCAGATCATCGCCGCGTCGCCCACGTCCCGGCAGGAGCTCGCCGCGGCCACCGGGCTGAGTCTCGCCACGGTGGCCACGCTCGTCGGGGAACTGCTCGACCTGCGCATGATCACCGAGGTCGGGTTCGAGGACTCGGCGGGCGGCAGGCCGCGCGGTCTGGTGGCCGTCCACGCCTCCGGTGGCGCGCTGATCGGCGTCGACATCGCGGAGACGTACGTCCGGGTCGAACTGTTCGATCTGGCGCTGAACGTGCTGGCCCGCGCCGACGAGGACATGCGTCCCGGCGAGAGCCGCCCCGAGCAGGTGGTCGGCCATGTCGCCGCGGCCGTCGGCTCCGTGGTCGCCCAGGCGGGCGTCGAGGGGGCGCGAGTCCTGGGCGTCGGTGTGAGCGTGCCGGGGCAGGTCGACCGCGACACCGGCGTCTCGGAGTACGCGCCCAACTGGAACTGGCACGACGTGCCCCTCCTGGACCTGCTGGCCGAGCACATCGCCTACCCGCTGTACCTGGACAACCCGTTGCGCGCCTGCGCGGTCGCCGAGCTGTGGTTCGGGGCCGCGCGCGGACGGGGGGACGCCGTGGTGGTCAACCTCGGTACCGGCGTCGGCGCCGGTCTCGCCCTCGGCGGCGGACTGCACCGGGGAATGAGCAACAGCGCCGGCGAGTGGGGCCACACCACGCTCGTCCTGGACGGCCGGCTGTGCCACTGCGGCAACCACGGCTGCGTGGAGACGTACGTCGGCGCGCCCGGCATCATGCTGAACCTGCGCGAGCTGAGCCCGCAGAGCACCCTGCTGCACCCCGGCGACCAGACCGCCACCATCGACGCGCTGGCCCGCGGGGTCGAGGCGGGCGACCCGGTCGCCCTGAAGGTGGTCCGGGACACCGCCCGCTACCTCGGCGCCGGCATCGCCGACCTGGTCAACCTTTTCAACCCCGAGGTGGTCGTGCTCAGCAGCTGGGTCGCGGCCACCCTCGGCGAACCGCTGCTGCTCGAGGTGCGCGAGGCCGTCCGGCGGCACGCCCTCAAGCGGCCGTTCGCCGCCACCGAGATCGTCCTCTCCCCGATCCCCACGGACCCTGTGTGCCTGGGCGCGGCCACGTTCGCGCTCGAAGGGGCGCTGCAGGCCGTCGGTCAGCGGGGCGCGACTGCGCCGAGGGTACGAGCGCGCAAAGGCCCGAAGGGCTGA
- a CDS encoding glycoside hydrolase: MTRTNRTTLAPARSRSVLATAAASLAVVGALVSAPPAGAADSPAAEVSPHAAQTIDDIGVSGAWWVNDLQHFSPAVQARVAKLLFSSQGLDLSSYRYNIGGGGVAVTTPARAAEDFLKSDGTYDWSKDKGGRTFLKYAARYGVEDLIGFVNSAPAQWTTNGQSCGGQLKAENETDYAKYIADVTDHFARQGVKLDYISPFNEPDNDFGDCGQEGMKVTPDQRDDIVRALGAEQRARHQKTSVIADESSKTTQFVSELPQWISQPGTAQYVSALAHHTYNNPDDGQLAGVYETAKSVGKKSWATEICCFGKGSTGWNQEYDPTIDNALLMSRIIYKDFASAHDSAFQWWVALASGYGTDPNARNDQGWNDGLIYYDPDYATNGNQTLYFTKRYYALGQYSKFVKPGSVAHNVTGAPSGVEVSTYDRDGQWVVVVNNHNATDTALNLHFNSSSPVRATQAVRTSATENWANVAKPSVKDGTLSTTLAARSVTTYVLNQRWYGASTAVTGAWQGKQSGKCLTADASGAAISTCTGGAEQSWSYDAKGRLKGANGYLTAGSAGLTTSASPTGDATQRWLLNANGQILSEASGTCLDVSGQATADGSKVILYSCNGGPNEAWNRQ, from the coding sequence TTGACGCGCACCAACAGAACAACCCTCGCCCCCGCCAGGTCCAGGTCCGTCCTCGCGACGGCCGCGGCCTCGCTGGCCGTCGTGGGAGCCCTGGTGTCCGCCCCGCCCGCGGGCGCCGCCGACTCCCCGGCCGCCGAGGTCTCCCCCCACGCGGCCCAGACCATCGACGACATCGGTGTGTCCGGTGCCTGGTGGGTCAACGACCTGCAGCACTTCTCCCCGGCCGTCCAGGCCCGGGTGGCGAAGCTGCTGTTCTCCTCCCAGGGCCTGGACCTCAGCTCGTACCGCTACAACATCGGCGGTGGCGGCGTCGCCGTCACCACCCCGGCCCGCGCCGCCGAGGACTTCCTGAAGTCCGACGGCACCTACGACTGGAGCAAGGACAAGGGCGGCCGGACGTTCCTGAAGTACGCCGCGAGGTACGGCGTCGAGGACCTGATCGGCTTCGTCAACAGCGCGCCCGCGCAGTGGACGACGAACGGGCAGAGCTGCGGCGGCCAGCTGAAGGCGGAGAACGAGACCGACTACGCCAAGTACATAGCCGACGTCACGGACCACTTCGCCCGGCAGGGCGTGAAGCTGGACTACATCAGCCCCTTCAACGAGCCGGACAACGACTTCGGCGACTGCGGCCAGGAGGGCATGAAGGTCACGCCCGACCAGCGCGACGACATCGTGCGGGCGCTGGGAGCCGAACAGCGGGCCAGGCACCAGAAGACCTCGGTCATCGCCGACGAGTCCAGCAAGACGACCCAGTTCGTCTCCGAGCTCCCGCAGTGGATCTCACAGCCGGGCACCGCCCAGTACGTGTCCGCGCTGGCCCACCACACGTACAACAACCCCGACGACGGCCAGCTGGCAGGCGTCTACGAGACGGCGAAGAGCGTCGGCAAGAAGTCCTGGGCCACGGAGATCTGCTGCTTCGGCAAGGGCTCGACCGGCTGGAACCAGGAGTACGACCCGACCATCGACAACGCCCTGCTGATGTCGAGGATCATCTACAAGGACTTCGCGTCGGCCCACGACTCGGCGTTCCAGTGGTGGGTGGCGCTCGCCAGCGGCTACGGCACCGACCCGAACGCGAGGAACGACCAGGGCTGGAACGACGGCCTGATCTACTACGACCCCGACTACGCCACGAACGGCAACCAGACGCTGTACTTCACCAAGCGGTACTACGCCCTCGGCCAGTACAGCAAGTTCGTGAAACCCGGGTCGGTCGCGCACAACGTGACCGGCGCGCCCAGCGGGGTCGAGGTCTCGACGTACGACCGTGACGGCCAGTGGGTGGTCGTGGTCAACAACCACAACGCCACCGACACCGCACTGAACCTGCACTTCAACAGCTCGTCGCCGGTTCGCGCCACGCAGGCCGTGCGGACGTCCGCGACGGAGAACTGGGCGAACGTCGCCAAGCCGTCCGTGAAGGACGGCACGCTGTCCACCACGCTCGCCGCCCGCTCCGTCACGACCTACGTCCTCAACCAGAGGTGGTACGGCGCCAGTACGGCCGTCACCGGCGCCTGGCAGGGCAAACAGTCGGGCAAGTGCCTGACGGCCGACGCCTCCGGTGCCGCCATCAGCACCTGCACGGGCGGCGCCGAGCAGTCGTGGTCGTACGACGCGAAGGGCAGGCTGAAGGGCGCGAACGGCTATCTGACGGCCGGAAGCGCGGGCCTGACCACGAGCGCCTCCCCCACCGGTGACGCCACTCAGCGCTGGCTGCTGAACGCCAACGGGCAGATCCTCAGCGAGGCGTCCGGCACGTGCCTGGACGTCAGCGGACAGGCGACCGCCGACGGCAGCAAGGTGATCCTCTACAGCTGCAACGGCGGGCCCAACGAGGCCTGGAACAGGCAGTAG
- a CDS encoding sugar ABC transporter permease: protein MSTTTTRGVAQPAPAKASPARPRRGLRGNPTFNFWLFTGPFLIGLAIFVFVPIVWSIWLSFFDARYTVTPSHFIGFDNYKQILTNSGFSDSLVTFTVFAAFIVPTTWALSLGLALLVHRLRFMRAFFRSVFFLPTAVSYVAAALVWKMSIFTGVRFGLANTVLGWFGVDTVAYLSNPSPPWYWLVIVTLRLWIQAGFYMILFLAALQNIPAELYEAAAIDGAKPGWQTFRHITLPQLRATSTAVILLLLIAAYQAFDEFFNLIGQKATWAQTPLMELYKAALGTNQDYGAGSAGAVILSLLICLVTLLQGKFMGFGRGDESK from the coding sequence ATGTCGACCACCACCACACGCGGGGTCGCCCAGCCCGCCCCGGCCAAGGCCTCCCCGGCCCGGCCGCGGCGGGGCCTGCGGGGCAACCCGACGTTCAACTTCTGGCTCTTCACCGGGCCCTTCCTCATCGGCCTGGCGATCTTCGTTTTCGTGCCGATCGTCTGGTCCATCTGGCTCAGCTTCTTCGACGCGCGCTACACCGTCACGCCGAGTCACTTCATCGGCTTCGACAACTACAAGCAGATCCTCACCAACAGCGGCTTCTCCGACTCCCTGGTGACGTTCACCGTGTTCGCCGCGTTCATCGTCCCCACCACCTGGGCGCTGTCGCTGGGTCTGGCACTGCTGGTGCACCGGCTCAGGTTCATGCGGGCGTTCTTCCGCTCGGTGTTCTTCCTGCCGACCGCCGTCTCCTACGTAGCCGCCGCGCTGGTCTGGAAGATGTCCATCTTCACCGGCGTCCGCTTCGGGCTCGCGAACACCGTCCTCGGCTGGTTCGGCGTCGACACCGTCGCCTACCTGTCCAACCCGAGCCCGCCCTGGTACTGGCTGGTCATCGTGACGCTGCGGCTGTGGATCCAGGCGGGCTTCTACATGATCCTGTTCCTGGCGGCGCTGCAGAACATCCCGGCGGAGCTGTACGAGGCCGCCGCCATCGACGGCGCCAAGCCGGGCTGGCAGACCTTCCGGCACATCACGCTGCCCCAGCTGCGGGCCACCTCGACCGCGGTGATCCTGCTGCTGCTGATCGCCGCCTACCAGGCGTTCGACGAGTTCTTCAACCTCATCGGGCAGAAGGCGACCTGGGCCCAGACACCGCTCATGGAGCTCTACAAAGCGGCTCTCGGCACGAACCAGGACTACGGCGCCGGCAGCGCGGGCGCGGTCATCCTGTCGCTGCTCATCTGTCTCGTCACCCTGCTGCAGGGCAAGTTCATGGGCTTCGGAAGGGGGGATGAGTCCAAGTGA